A genomic region of Zalophus californianus isolate mZalCal1 chromosome 1, mZalCal1.pri.v2, whole genome shotgun sequence contains the following coding sequences:
- the RFC4 gene encoding replication factor C subunit 4 isoform X4: MQAFLKGTSVSTKPSLKDRGVAATAGSSGENKKTKPVPWVEKYRPKCVDEVAFQEEVVAVLKKSLEGADLPNLLFYGPPGTGKTSTILAAARELFGPELFRLRVLELNASDERGIQVVREKVKNFAQLTVSGSRSDGKPCPPFKIVILDEADSMTSAAQAALRRTMEKESKTTRFCLICNYVSRIIEPLTSRCSKFRFKPLSDKIQQQRLLDIADKEHVRISNEGIAYLVKVSEGDLRKAITFLQSATRLTGGKEITEKVITDIAGVMPAETIDGIFAACQSGSFDKLEAVVKDLIDEGHAATQLVNQFHDVVVENDNLSDKQKSIITEKLAEVDKCLADGADEHLQLISLCATVMQQLTQNC; the protein is encoded by the exons ATGCAGGCTTTTCTAAAAGGCACATCTGTCAGTACTAAACCGTCACTGAAGGATCGAGGAGTAGCTGCCACAGCTGGAAGCAGTGGAGAGaacaagaaaaccaaacctgTTCCATGGGTGGAAAAATA tCGTCCAAAATGTGTGGATGAAGTTGCTTTCCAGGAAGAAGTAGTTGCAGTGCTGAAAAAGTCTTTAGAAGGAGCTGAT CTCCCTAATCTCTTGTTTTATGGGCCACCTGGAACTGGAAAAACATCCACCATTTTGGCAGCAGCTAGGGAGCTTTTTGG GCCTGAACTTTTTCGATTAAGGGTTCTTGAGTTAAATGCATCCGATGAACGTGGAATACAAGTAGTTAGAGAAAAAGTGAAGAATTTTGCTCAATTAACTGTGTCAGGAAGTCGTTCAGA TGGGAAGCCATGTCCTCCTTTTAAGATTGTGATTCTGGATGAGGCAGATTCTATGACCTCAGCTGCTCAGGCAGCTTTACGACGTACCATGGAGAAGGAGTCTAAAACCACGCGATTCTGTCTCATCTGTAACTATGTCAGTCG AATAATTGAACCTCTGACGTCTAGATGTTCTAAATTCCGATTCAAACCACTGTCAGATAAAATTCAACAGCAGCGATTACTAGACATTGCTGATAAAGAACATGTGAGAATTAGCAATGAG ggaATAGCTTATCTTGTTAAAGTGTCAGAAGGAGATTTAAGAAAAGCCATTACATTTCTTCAAAGTGCTACCCGATTAACAGGTGGAAAGGAGATCACAGAGAAGGTGATCACAGACATTGCTGGG GTAATGCCAGCTGAGACTATTGATGGAATATTTGCTGCGTGTCAGAGTGGCTCTTTTGATAAACTAGAAGCTGTGGTAAAA GACTTAATTGATGAGGGCCATGCAGCAACTCAGCTTGTTAATCAATTTCATGATGTGGTTGTAGAAAATGATAACCTTTCTGATAAACAGAAATCCATTATCACAGAAAAACTTGCT
- the RFC4 gene encoding replication factor C subunit 4 isoform X3, with protein sequence MLIVVIFWGEVTMQAFLKGTSVSTKPSLKDRGVAATAGSSGENKKTKPVPWVEKYRPKCVDEVAFQEEVVAVLKKSLEGADLPNLLFYGPPGTGKTSTILAAARELFGPELFRLRVLELNASDERGIQVVREKVKNFAQLTVSGSRSDGKPCPPFKIVILDEADSMTSAAQAALRRTMEKESKTTRFCLICNYVSRIIEPLTSRCSKFRFKPLSDKIQQQRLLDIADKEHVRISNEGIAYLVKVSEGDLRKAITFLQSATRLTGGKEITEKVITDIAGVMPAETIDGIFAACQSGSFDKLEAVVKDLIDEGHAATQLVNQFHDVVVENDNLSDKQKSIITEKLAEVDKCLADGADEHLQLISLCATVMQQLTQNC encoded by the exons ATGTTAATAGTAGTTATCTTCTGG GGTGAAGTAACCATGCAGGCTTTTCTAAAAGGCACATCTGTCAGTACTAAACCGTCACTGAAGGATCGAGGAGTAGCTGCCACAGCTGGAAGCAGTGGAGAGaacaagaaaaccaaacctgTTCCATGGGTGGAAAAATA tCGTCCAAAATGTGTGGATGAAGTTGCTTTCCAGGAAGAAGTAGTTGCAGTGCTGAAAAAGTCTTTAGAAGGAGCTGAT CTCCCTAATCTCTTGTTTTATGGGCCACCTGGAACTGGAAAAACATCCACCATTTTGGCAGCAGCTAGGGAGCTTTTTGG GCCTGAACTTTTTCGATTAAGGGTTCTTGAGTTAAATGCATCCGATGAACGTGGAATACAAGTAGTTAGAGAAAAAGTGAAGAATTTTGCTCAATTAACTGTGTCAGGAAGTCGTTCAGA TGGGAAGCCATGTCCTCCTTTTAAGATTGTGATTCTGGATGAGGCAGATTCTATGACCTCAGCTGCTCAGGCAGCTTTACGACGTACCATGGAGAAGGAGTCTAAAACCACGCGATTCTGTCTCATCTGTAACTATGTCAGTCG AATAATTGAACCTCTGACGTCTAGATGTTCTAAATTCCGATTCAAACCACTGTCAGATAAAATTCAACAGCAGCGATTACTAGACATTGCTGATAAAGAACATGTGAGAATTAGCAATGAG ggaATAGCTTATCTTGTTAAAGTGTCAGAAGGAGATTTAAGAAAAGCCATTACATTTCTTCAAAGTGCTACCCGATTAACAGGTGGAAAGGAGATCACAGAGAAGGTGATCACAGACATTGCTGGG GTAATGCCAGCTGAGACTATTGATGGAATATTTGCTGCGTGTCAGAGTGGCTCTTTTGATAAACTAGAAGCTGTGGTAAAA GACTTAATTGATGAGGGCCATGCAGCAACTCAGCTTGTTAATCAATTTCATGATGTGGTTGTAGAAAATGATAACCTTTCTGATAAACAGAAATCCATTATCACAGAAAAACTTGCT
- the RFC4 gene encoding replication factor C subunit 4 isoform X2, with translation MIFPALQDPGATSLLGIVSACGLLAGKFHRWQIGTTLDPPHSLASLPAQILNGQTICVLVPSRFHSHLKTKGEVTMQAFLKGTSVSTKPSLKDRGVAATAGSSGENKKTKPVPWVEKYRPKCVDEVAFQEEVVAVLKKSLEGADLPNLLFYGPPGTGKTSTILAAARELFGPELFRLRVLELNASDERGIQVVREKVKNFAQLTVSGSRSDGKPCPPFKIVILDEADSMTSAAQAALRRTMEKESKTTRFCLICNYVSRIIEPLTSRCSKFRFKPLSDKIQQQRLLDIADKEHVRISNEGIAYLVKVSEGDLRKAITFLQSATRLTGGKEITEKVITDIAGVMPAETIDGIFAACQSGSFDKLEAVVKDLIDEGHAATQLVNQFHDVVVENDNLSDKQKSIITEKLAEVDKCLADGADEHLQLISLCATVMQQLTQNC, from the exons ATGATCTTCCCAGCGCTTCAGGACCCGGGTGCCACCTCCCTGCTGGGGATTGTCAGTGCCTGTGGCCTTCTTGCCGGCAAATTCCACAG ATGGCAGATCGGAACCACCCTGGATCCTCCTCATTCCTTGGCATCTCTTCCTGCACAAATTTTAAATGGTCAAACTATTTGTGTTTTGGTTCCTTCCAGATTTCATTCTCATCTCAAGACAAAG GGTGAAGTAACCATGCAGGCTTTTCTAAAAGGCACATCTGTCAGTACTAAACCGTCACTGAAGGATCGAGGAGTAGCTGCCACAGCTGGAAGCAGTGGAGAGaacaagaaaaccaaacctgTTCCATGGGTGGAAAAATA tCGTCCAAAATGTGTGGATGAAGTTGCTTTCCAGGAAGAAGTAGTTGCAGTGCTGAAAAAGTCTTTAGAAGGAGCTGAT CTCCCTAATCTCTTGTTTTATGGGCCACCTGGAACTGGAAAAACATCCACCATTTTGGCAGCAGCTAGGGAGCTTTTTGG GCCTGAACTTTTTCGATTAAGGGTTCTTGAGTTAAATGCATCCGATGAACGTGGAATACAAGTAGTTAGAGAAAAAGTGAAGAATTTTGCTCAATTAACTGTGTCAGGAAGTCGTTCAGA TGGGAAGCCATGTCCTCCTTTTAAGATTGTGATTCTGGATGAGGCAGATTCTATGACCTCAGCTGCTCAGGCAGCTTTACGACGTACCATGGAGAAGGAGTCTAAAACCACGCGATTCTGTCTCATCTGTAACTATGTCAGTCG AATAATTGAACCTCTGACGTCTAGATGTTCTAAATTCCGATTCAAACCACTGTCAGATAAAATTCAACAGCAGCGATTACTAGACATTGCTGATAAAGAACATGTGAGAATTAGCAATGAG ggaATAGCTTATCTTGTTAAAGTGTCAGAAGGAGATTTAAGAAAAGCCATTACATTTCTTCAAAGTGCTACCCGATTAACAGGTGGAAAGGAGATCACAGAGAAGGTGATCACAGACATTGCTGGG GTAATGCCAGCTGAGACTATTGATGGAATATTTGCTGCGTGTCAGAGTGGCTCTTTTGATAAACTAGAAGCTGTGGTAAAA GACTTAATTGATGAGGGCCATGCAGCAACTCAGCTTGTTAATCAATTTCATGATGTGGTTGTAGAAAATGATAACCTTTCTGATAAACAGAAATCCATTATCACAGAAAAACTTGCT
- the RFC4 gene encoding replication factor C subunit 4 isoform X1 yields the protein MSTWTQSSLKLSSLGTKDTAAGSSRQPAQHSGAPSKLRLLPGSVEPSGTWPPRPQWQIGTTLDPPHSLASLPAQILNGQTICVLVPSRFHSHLKTKGEVTMQAFLKGTSVSTKPSLKDRGVAATAGSSGENKKTKPVPWVEKYRPKCVDEVAFQEEVVAVLKKSLEGADLPNLLFYGPPGTGKTSTILAAARELFGPELFRLRVLELNASDERGIQVVREKVKNFAQLTVSGSRSDGKPCPPFKIVILDEADSMTSAAQAALRRTMEKESKTTRFCLICNYVSRIIEPLTSRCSKFRFKPLSDKIQQQRLLDIADKEHVRISNEGIAYLVKVSEGDLRKAITFLQSATRLTGGKEITEKVITDIAGVMPAETIDGIFAACQSGSFDKLEAVVKDLIDEGHAATQLVNQFHDVVVENDNLSDKQKSIITEKLAEVDKCLADGADEHLQLISLCATVMQQLTQNC from the exons AT GTCAACATGGACCCAATCCTCCCTGAAACTGAGCAGCCTCGGCACTAAGGACACTGCGGCGGGTTCGAGCAGACAGCCCGCGCAACACTCCGGGGCCCCAAGCAAGCTCCGGCTCCTGCCGGGCTCGGTAGAGCCCTCCGGGACGTGGCCTCCACGGCCTCA ATGGCAGATCGGAACCACCCTGGATCCTCCTCATTCCTTGGCATCTCTTCCTGCACAAATTTTAAATGGTCAAACTATTTGTGTTTTGGTTCCTTCCAGATTTCATTCTCATCTCAAGACAAAG GGTGAAGTAACCATGCAGGCTTTTCTAAAAGGCACATCTGTCAGTACTAAACCGTCACTGAAGGATCGAGGAGTAGCTGCCACAGCTGGAAGCAGTGGAGAGaacaagaaaaccaaacctgTTCCATGGGTGGAAAAATA tCGTCCAAAATGTGTGGATGAAGTTGCTTTCCAGGAAGAAGTAGTTGCAGTGCTGAAAAAGTCTTTAGAAGGAGCTGAT CTCCCTAATCTCTTGTTTTATGGGCCACCTGGAACTGGAAAAACATCCACCATTTTGGCAGCAGCTAGGGAGCTTTTTGG GCCTGAACTTTTTCGATTAAGGGTTCTTGAGTTAAATGCATCCGATGAACGTGGAATACAAGTAGTTAGAGAAAAAGTGAAGAATTTTGCTCAATTAACTGTGTCAGGAAGTCGTTCAGA TGGGAAGCCATGTCCTCCTTTTAAGATTGTGATTCTGGATGAGGCAGATTCTATGACCTCAGCTGCTCAGGCAGCTTTACGACGTACCATGGAGAAGGAGTCTAAAACCACGCGATTCTGTCTCATCTGTAACTATGTCAGTCG AATAATTGAACCTCTGACGTCTAGATGTTCTAAATTCCGATTCAAACCACTGTCAGATAAAATTCAACAGCAGCGATTACTAGACATTGCTGATAAAGAACATGTGAGAATTAGCAATGAG ggaATAGCTTATCTTGTTAAAGTGTCAGAAGGAGATTTAAGAAAAGCCATTACATTTCTTCAAAGTGCTACCCGATTAACAGGTGGAAAGGAGATCACAGAGAAGGTGATCACAGACATTGCTGGG GTAATGCCAGCTGAGACTATTGATGGAATATTTGCTGCGTGTCAGAGTGGCTCTTTTGATAAACTAGAAGCTGTGGTAAAA GACTTAATTGATGAGGGCCATGCAGCAACTCAGCTTGTTAATCAATTTCATGATGTGGTTGTAGAAAATGATAACCTTTCTGATAAACAGAAATCCATTATCACAGAAAAACTTGCT